ATAGTTTTTCCTCAAGTTCTTCAAAAATATAATACAGTTATCCAAGAAGATAAAATTATTTATATAGATGGAAGATTGAGTATAAAAGAAGACGAAAATGCAAAACTTATAGCTAGAGAAATAAGAGATATGAATGATAGTGGGAATAAAGATAAGCCTATTTTATACTTGAAAATTAATTCTATAGAAAATAAAGAGTTAGTAAATGATTTAATATCGGTAGTAACTAAATACCCGGGAGAAAATGATATATATATATACGCAGAAAATATAAAACAGGTATATAAATGGAACCATATAAAGGTTAATATAAACGAAAATTTAATTAATGAATTGGAACATATATTGCCAAAAACAAATATAAAAGTAAAATTTTAAGGGTATTTAAAATTTTATTATATAAAAAAGTAGCGAAATTATGATATAATAGACAAAAAATAGATAGTTTCGCTACTATCTGAATTTTTTTAATTACACTGGGATGAAAATATAATATAGGGACTCAAAATGTCCCTTAAAAAATGAAATATATTAATCAACTAGGAGGTAATGTTAATGAAAACTATAGGTATATTAACTAGTGGAGGAGATGCACCAGGTATGAATGCAGCTATAAGAGCTGTTGTTAGATCTGCTATATACTATGGGTGTAAGGTTTATGGAATAAATAGAGGGTACAAAGGATTAATAGAAGAAGACATACAAGAAATGAATTTATCTTCAGTTGGGGATATAATACATAGAGGTGGAACTATATTAAAATCATCTAGATGTGAAGAATTTAAAACAGAAGAAGGAAGAGCTGTAGCAGTAAAGATACTTAAAAAATATAAAGTAGATTGTCTTGTTGTTATAGGTGGAGATGGATCATTTAATGGAGCTCAAAAACTAAGTGATTTAGGATTCCCAGCAATAGGAATACCAGGAACTATAGATAACGATTTACCATATACAGATTATACTATAGGTTTTGATACAACAATGAATACTATAATAGATGCAATAGGAAAAATAAGAGATACATCTTCATCTCATGAAAGGGTTAACATTGTTGAGGTTATGGGAAGACACTGTGGAGATTTAGCTTTATATGCAGGTCTTGCTGGTGGAGCAGAAACAGTTATAGTTCCGGAAATAGATTTCAAAATTGATGATGTTTGTAAAAGATTAAAAACTACTCAAAAAAGAGGCAAGAGACATAGTATAATTGTTTTAGCTGAAGGGGTTGGAAATGCAAGTGAGCTAGGAAAAGAAATAGTTTCTAGAACAGGAGCTGATTTAAGAATAACAGTATTAGGACATGTTCAAAGAGGTGGAAGTCCGAGTGCATTCGATAGAATACTTGCAAGTAGAATGGGTGTACGTGCTGTAGAATTATTATTAGATGGTAAATCAGCTAGAGTAGTTGGTATAAAAGATAATAAGATTATAGATTTAGATATATATGAAGCTTTAGCTATGAAAAGAAAATTTGATGATGAAACTTATGAATTGGTAAAAATATTATCTATATAAATTAGGAGGATCTAACATGTTAAAAGGGATAAAAAAGACTAAAATAGTTTGTACATTAGGACCAGCATCACAAAGCGAGGAAACTTTAACTCAACTTGTAGAAAATGGATTAAACGTATGCAGATTCAACTTCTCTCATGGTTC
The nucleotide sequence above comes from Paraclostridium bifermentans. Encoded proteins:
- the pfkA gene encoding 6-phosphofructokinase, yielding MKTIGILTSGGDAPGMNAAIRAVVRSAIYYGCKVYGINRGYKGLIEEDIQEMNLSSVGDIIHRGGTILKSSRCEEFKTEEGRAVAVKILKKYKVDCLVVIGGDGSFNGAQKLSDLGFPAIGIPGTIDNDLPYTDYTIGFDTTMNTIIDAIGKIRDTSSSHERVNIVEVMGRHCGDLALYAGLAGGAETVIVPEIDFKIDDVCKRLKTTQKRGKRHSIIVLAEGVGNASELGKEIVSRTGADLRITVLGHVQRGGSPSAFDRILASRMGVRAVELLLDGKSARVVGIKDNKIIDLDIYEALAMKRKFDDETYELVKILSI